Proteins encoded within one genomic window of Ostrinia nubilalis chromosome 5, ilOstNubi1.1, whole genome shotgun sequence:
- the LOC135072223 gene encoding uncharacterized protein LOC135072223 translates to MTFEGVDICSDSIDLNREQCIAGSWLPTEALGVWDLTARKRLNIIRVQNRRPDVDGEYIYACRYWRSNQFNRKGKYAVIGGSGTNCVEVINLHNRYITCSYPAPGTVLAITSHEERIAFGGTAPVFNIVSFHDPKHEKYESPEDAEYDITKSVTLFRDDSDSICSRSEVDGTKSVIAAASNAASMTAPSMISRVSVGAAASQKLA, encoded by the exons AGAGAACAATGCATCGCCGGCAGCTGGCTGCCCACAGAAGCACTAGGAGTGTGGGATTTGACAGCTAGGAAGAGGCTGAACATCATCAGGGTACAAAATAGACGTCCTGACGTGGATGGAGAGTATATCTATGCTTGTCGATATTGGAGATCCAACCAg TTTAATCGTAAAGGCAAGTATGCCGTCATCGGTGGAAGTGGAACCAATTGTGTTGAAGTTATCAACCTTCACAACAG GTACATCACTTGTTCCTACCCCGCTCCCGGCACAGTTCTCGCCATAACAAGCCACGAAGAGCGCATCGCGTTCGGCGGAACCGCTCCCGTTTTCAACATCGTCTCCTTCCACGATCCTAAGCACGAGAAGTACGAGTCCCCCGAAGACGCAGAATATGACATCACTAAGTCGGTGACTTTGTTCCGTGACGATTCTGACAGTATATGCTCGAGGTCAGAAGTGGATGGAACCAAGTCGGTGATTGCCGCCGCGTCGAACGCCGCGTCCATGACGGCGCCTTCGATGATCAGCCGTGTGTCTGTTGGTGCTGCTGCTAGCCAGAAATTGGCTTGA